The genomic region gtctgcttacacaatatctcatctcccaaatcAACggtatgacttgaaatttggaacttgaggtccttacactataaggatccgacacgaacaatttcgatcaaatgcaattcaataagggctgaaatggcgaaaatgttgtcaaaaacaaggtttttcgcgattttctcgaaaatggctccaacgattttgatcaaattcataccaaaaatagtcattgataagctatatcaactgccacaagtctcatatctgtaaaaattgcaggagcttcaccccatctatacaaagtttgattttagatttccaattatcaggtctcagatacaatttaaacataaaaattcaagtggaaaagattgagcataaagaACAGTACattattaatgttcagtaacattttcacctaaaattgaaaataagctcggaattcgagaaaatgttattattcaattgcaaactgttggcaactgttgattctattaaatcattcactatgtagagatagcagaccttgtgtgtctccagcgttattgtcctgtcactagctggcacagatctttgaatagtagacttgagatgcgcatgtacactagcgtcaggtgttcaattttcataatggtaaggaaagttgtgtgagtatgccacaccagattttttatatccatattgactatagtgaggtccacgttataatgacagtatttgatcaactttggttttgctatccttgtctatcattcgacaaagccggtggtactatccttttctaggtccacaacgatgccaattatgtttttgacagtgtagaaatataattaatggaTAAacagaattggcatcgctattcttctatctttatccactgccattataacgtggacctcactatagactatatttgatcaactttggttttgctatccttgtctatcattcgacaaagccggttttactatccttttctaggtccacaacgatgtcaattatgtttttgacagtgtagaaatataattaattaatgcagagaatcggcatcgctattcttctatctttatccactgccgttataacgtggaccacactgtaGTAGTCATCCAGACTCTTGTGCTGGCCGCAATATGTACGCACTCGGCCAAAGTGTGGCTCTGACATTGGAAATGCCACTTGATTAACTGAGATCTAGATCAATTGAGACCTTTTCTCAAGCCTTGAAGATTGAAGAAcggtttttaggttatgtagtaACAGTGAATTAGCCtattatgtttataatattaattattattgaaacattCTTACAATGAATGTTCTATCAATGTCTTATGCCTCttactattcaatttttattgtcatatagattataataattgtttctgtTCATAGTTCAATGTGTTCCAGGAagatttatcaagaaaatgtttagtaacaatttgaggttatgttatgcTTGAATACTATGCCATGTATTGTAGTGTTTATCTTTTAATTACTTCTTATATTTAATTCTCCCAATTAAGAACTTCTTTTTAACGCTTAGAATGTTGTTTCAAGTTCCGGTATCCTTCCTGAAAGGGAAAAGTTGTCGTGTGTTTGTGGGTACCGGTATGCATGTTGCTCATTACAGAACAAGTTTGCAAACACTTACCGTTATTGCTAAAAAATCAGATACAAAGGAGTACGCTTTCCAAACATTTACTGGGAGACCTACGttggaaatgaataaatttttgtatgGATTTTccagatcagaaaaaaataatcctttTAGGTTTTGTGCAAATTTTTATTCTAGCAATGCAAATCCCAACAAAACCTTACATGACATTatagaagagaaaaataatagatCATTTCTCAAGCGGCAAATGGTTGACGATACAAATGATTATATGGAACATCTatcaacaaaaacaaatatttcagTAGAAGAATGGTCTAAACTGAGAGAAATGTTATTGCAAACAACTCAGTTCAATACTACTGAGAAGAATGTTGAAACCGTTCTCATGAAGCTGATAAATCGATACAATATTTTCAGGTTTGCAAGATTGTATTTCAATCACTTGAAATCATTGTCTGTAGCCATCAATCCAGCCACCCTTGCTTTGTATGTGAGGTACATGTACAGCTTTAAAGAACAGTGTACAGCAGAAGATTTCTTGGATGCTGAAGAAATTTGCCAAAAGTTGTTAGAATCATCACCAATGCTTTCTCCGACTACCGCTGAAAATGTTATTTGCGGATTTTCAGTTACCAAAAACTGGGAAAAgtctttggaaattttcaataagatgAAAGAATTTGACCTTTCAAGGAAATCATATAATGCTGTAGGAGAAGCATGCTTTCGCAATAGAAAATTCGAAACTGGTTGGGAAATAGTTGAAAGCTTTGGCAAGAACAATTGGCAACTATCTGACAATCTTACAAGCTCTGTCTTGTCAGATTCATTGGATAAGCGTGATGCCATAATGaaactattgaattattataaaaagtaTTTTGACAGACCAAATTTGGAATGCGCCCAAAAAATTCTGACCAGTGCAACACAAGTGAGCAAAGGAAGGATTAAACCAGCTTACACCAGAATAAATGATAGGTGAGATTAGTAAATTCATCCTTATGTTGCTACTGCAATAATTATTTAAGTGAAATCAAATCCTCAAGTACCGTCTTATAACTTAATGAGTAACAAATTGAATTAGATGATTTCCCTCCATAAGAAAACAAATAAGTTACATTACCGGTATATGAACgaattattgttatttgtaaTACCTTATGCTTAATCCATTACCCATAATCTAATTCTtggatcgatggcgtcaaaaaatcaaaacacgtaCCGtaattcaacataataatatactgtaatagTTTAGATGGCAGTGATCCAGTGAACGCtgttttattttgtcaatagtttgtaatttcaaaattaaataattaccaTTTAAAATAGTTAATCACATAATCTTTATTCTTGACTAAATTTCTATGAACATTGTCAATTACaaagtaattccttatattgtTGCACATAACTCCCCTTTGGAATCATTTGGAAAAGCACTAACCTGTACATATATAGTATTATATGAATATCCATAGTTTTTTGGTTTGGGGACGGGTGGAAGTTATTCttatttttgaagggacggatccAAAGTTTCCATGAACCCCACTCGTCAACCGAAGCTtgttgtgttcccaagtagtatgttagtcaGGCAAACCAATaactgtgtcctttacaagaaccaggagtttttccctatgctaacatgctaacatcccattcatcacttGGTtacttgtcgcaatccagtgtgatatgcttggcagtctcttcagactgattagtcctcatGACCCacatgagttccactcctggccttatttgaaggtccttccgctgaggaaagGGCGGCCAAGTTGcatctagggcgcccggccacccctgacagcctcttgacccacagtTGTGCCTGGAGTTCCACCCATCTCTGGTATTttgagtttttctttttgctcctccgaaactctgcagggtcaaaagcctcacctctcccaagaattTTTGCCTGattggccgcccttctttgagcagtggtgagttttggcctctccaaccacaaactcgtgacctacatgagttccactcctggatTTTTTGTAGATCCTTCCGCTGAAGGATGGGTCGCCaggttgcctctagggcacccggTCACCCTCAACTCAGCCCCTTGActtacatttgtgcctggagtttcacctaTCTCTGGTCTCCTATCTGGAGCTGCCATGGGGTCCCTATTAGTCGCCTCCCACGACAAGCAGTGATACTGTGGGAGAATTCtgattttcaacacattcttgagtacgatgttcgactcaaaactccccaacccacagggggccgGGTGGAAGTTGAAATAGGCCAACTACTCATGCCTGACTGCTGTATTcctcattacaaaattttacgGCTTGTAGGCTGGTTGACTATAATAGCTGGATACAACTCAGCTGGTTGATCAAATGCTATTGCTATGCATAGTAGCCTCGTGATGCTGTGGAAGGGGTCAGTCGGTCCATGGATACAATTTAAGACCATGACTGTAGTACATCACATCCACTTATAATAAAAGTTCATTGAAAATACAAGATTGTATTTAATGTAATGTTTTCTTCTCTGATACCAGAGGCCTCGGATTTAGTTCTGACACCTAGCCCCTCCAACGGTGCACACGGTGAAAATTAGCATGTTGTAGTAGGGATATCTTTTTCACTTACACACATaattctctctatctctctttgcATGCAAGCTCTATGAACAAACATGGACAATATTCAGTCTTATGCTAAAGTTCACTGTCGAGTTACTTACCCCCACTATAAAAATGACAGTGTTCAGTCTCATCATAGAGACATATTCCCTCTTCTAATCACCCCCTCTTTCCCCCTGAAGTTTCGGCTGCTCATATTCACAGCTATCATCAGGGCATACATGACCTATGCTGCCCCTGTCTGGTTCCCATACCTATCGAAGACCAATAGAAAACGGGTATTTGGCCTTCAAAACAGACTCATCAGAACCATCTGCAACTTTCACTACACAGTGAACAATAGGCTACTCTATGAATATGTCTCCACTTCCCAACTGATTGACTTCATTCAGCTCACATCCAGAAAACTTCATGACACAGCATCAACGTCGTGGTGTACATCAGTAAGGCAGGTGTATGAGATGCTACGACCAGTTCAAACCAAAAAGCCACTCCCTTTTCAACAATGGTGGCCAGACTGATGGTCAGCGACTTGGCGTCCAGGTCACCATTGTAAACAGCTCGAATTCCCCCCGAGGTGAACCCATCTCCATCACACTTCTCCCAAAAAAGTGAATTtggcaaaaaaataaataaaaaattaaatagacaaatgaaacaaatatataaatatgaaaaaaaatatttataaatatacaaatatatcaCAACTATTCTATATTATAACTATGCATTGATacattttaaaacaatttaatattatgaatcttatattatatctgaaaaaaattccaaattcaCTTAAGGTCTATTATCTAGGAGCAAccaaaaaatattcagttctGTTAATGCTTTGAGCAGTCATAAGGCAAACCAGCCTAAAGCACTGCCAATAAGGGTGAGTCACTCACCCTGTTCCACCCACAGTCAGtcatcatagaggaaagatagcataaggagataacccatggtataggtattttatgttccaaattttaagccaACTTTTTGTTAACTCATGCTGATTACTaacgactactgtctattattacagTTTTGTAATAATACATGGTActgccgggtgagagtgtaaggctaggcgcacaccagttagacaagacaagacatgatcagacacgtttagtcacaatacttcacatagctgcttgtgacgcaactcacactgattagtcattgaaaTTAGACATgttttcataagcaactatgtgaagtattgtgactgaacgtgtctaaTCATATCTTGTCTTGACtgactggtgtgcgcctagcctaagagTGGCAcagtcttcttattcttcttcttacaaacatggattaggctttaacctgttccgactcacatctagccaattattcaaataaacataaaaaagtcctattattgccaccgcttgcgtggtctgccaacatcaCTTTCGactactggctgataattatagacttttaatggtattctctcagctgacattctttgaacatgctccctccattgatACCAGTATCAATGCACAGTAtgggagactaccagcgtcacatagcttcacaaaaaataaccTACCAGGAAcctaatcggcttgagttaacattgaaaattggaacataaacgccctatactatgggatatctacttgtgctatcttttatctatggtCTCTTGTAGTGGGAGGCCAGGGATCAGAACTGAACACTCGGCCTCTACCAGTAcaaatacttgaattatttataattattttacttacGAGAACGGATTTTTTTCGCATGGGAATTTGTCAGAACTgtagaaaaatgtttttaacggaattgttttgtgtttttttgCAGGGGAATTTGTCAGAACTGTAGAAAAAGGTTGGTGAACAACTCAGTTAACGAGGAGGAGTATGAGAAGCTGCGCTCTTCATTTCTGAATCCAGTGCTCATTGGACGTGATATCTTCCAAAAATCAAATCCTGAAGAGCTGAGCGATTTCCAGCGTATATTGAAGAGTCACACCCCATTCGACTTTGTCCTAGACGGGCTCAACATTGCCTACTCCGCCACAACAGCTAAATGCAAGGACAAAACTATATTGTCCAGAAACGTGAGTTGGTAGTCTACCTTCCTTCTAATGATGTTATTATCTTAAAACAACTATagcataataaataatgatagaaTGCACATGACACAAATGCAACAATGTGAAATACTGTAATACTATTCTACTAGGGTATTTAAACAAACCAAACCACAAAATAAttttggatgaaaaagactaagaaattgtcaaaaaaccactgatttattgataattagaaagaccggttttggttattacaccattgtcaatatctgataaactctgatgattgacaatggtgtaataaccgaaaccggtctttctaattatcaataaatcagtggttttttgacaatttcttagtctttttcatccaatatgaataattaccacaatatcaacttctcaactacacaaaaagcacaAAATAATTCTAGTccctataaatttataattgaagGTCACTCTATTTATACTAGGAGAGTTGAGTGAGGAGCctctatttttgagaaaatagaataaaatttctaGTACCTTCACAACATTAATATCCATGAaggttatttcaaattttgaattttgatagggCTTCTTGAATGTTCAATCACAAAGAATTATTAAAGTGTCAAGattatctctatctctctccaatggcgctacagcccaaatCGAGCTCTGGCCTCAAACAAAGAAGTCAAGATTATGACACTTGATAATTGTATAATAAGGCCTATTCCGTATTCAAGAGAGTCataaatcaatgaaaataatatttttttagggCTACGCTtaaacagatataaaaaataaaaattcaagtatcctttaattgtttatttacgACGTGTTTCGGCCATGATTCCATTATGACTGACTACATACATGACTGAATACATATCattatgacttgataatggaatcATGGCCGGAACATGTCGTAAATagacaattttaaaaaagggtacttagatttttatttttcatttctatcaatgaaaatattatgtgaagaatttgatgattttcctATGCATTTAAGAATTTAAAATGGATATGAGTTGTACTTTTTCACTGAGAATCTGTATATTTGTTCCTTTTTCAGCTTCTATCAGTGGTGAATTTCCTACTGAAACAGAGGAAAAAGCTGCTAGTGATTGGAAGAAAGCATATGATGAATTGGCCGAGACCCTTCATGGAGGAAATGAACAAGAAATGCTATTTCTTTCTAGCTGAAGACGTGTGAGTAAAATTTCTCCAACTATTAAGCTACGCGCACACAGAGTGCGGTCAGGCGTTCCGAGTTCCACGTTATTGTTGATACCtggggcctatttcacaaaggtacaagtattgtaaccaaccatggttacgaacaagtacttgtagttacaagtttacaagtagtTACAAGTTTAtaagtactcacgtttcacaaaaatttatgatctacaggtttacaagtttacaattttacaagtctacaagtacttcaatagtaaacataacctattttcatgatgatttccttttttcatcctttataaagattacttgtacttttcaataattactttgaaaatatttgaaagcaatatcatgttttttgtacagtctacttcatttattgctgaatttgtaacctacacagtatatgtactctgtatatgtatagtaaatgtactatatataatgtatactatatatactatagtacacataacctatgaggtaacacattaataactattttggaaatttattaaattcaatttcctgatgcatatatttccaaaataatgaattatggaggaatatagggcatttttgattattagaaatatttattgaatatttaaaatcattttaatgatcacttgtaaatcctttacatagcttttcacttcggtagaaatttcttagttacgaacaagtaatttcgtcaaaaattgttggctactatgaaaatctttgtgaaacacttgttcgtatcaagcaaatcacttgtaaacttgtagaaatttattgtaactacaagtttacaattctgcttttgtgaaacgctagtaatcagccgttctccaaaaccatggttggcaacaagacttgtaacctacttgtacctttgtgaaacgggCCCTGCTTACTGACTGCACACACTATCAAGAGTCAGACGACATTGCTCAATAAGAAAACTAGCGGGAGTTCTTTGAAATAGAAGATTAAGAACCCCAGTATGGAAACTGaaagtgaattattatttaattcactttttgtgtaattgagaagttgatattgtggtaattattcatattgaatgaaaaagactaagaaattgtcaaaaaaccacagatttataattgatacttagaaagaccggttccggttattataccattgtcaatctctgataaactgagtttttaacagagattgacaatggtgtaataaccgaaaccggtctttctaagtatcaataaatctgtggttttttgacaatttcttagtctttttcattcaatattattgaattagtaGGAAAGAGAGACGTTCATTACAATTATGCTCATATTAATTATCTTTAATCTATTCTATCTACTATCCacaatactattaatattatcttatattgATAAACTACAACAGATACTAGCTCTCTATCCAATAGTATTTTGTTTTCCTTCAATTAATTAATCCAACTAGACCGCTTGTATTTGATCGCCGTCTGCTCAGCATGCTATTATTTAACTTGACTCATTAAATTACAATCTTTGTAGACTCAGAATGCTCTAAAACTTTCCATAATTCTAGATTTAATGTAGAATGTAAAATTTCTGCGATATTAGGTAAAATCTGTAGTTTTATTACtctgaattattttgaaacacagttcttttaaaatttacatTTGACATGAACTGTACTGATCTGAAAAGCTccaataattctaaaatcatcATGCAGTagttgatttattaatttttaatgattatGTGCTAGCGAATTGCAAAATAATTTAAGTTAATCTTCTTTAATAAACTTGCAAATAATTTAAGTTATTCTAAGTTAGTGGAAAAAACACTATACTCATTTTTTTATTGCTTGACTACTTGAAACATAACATCCAATTCATTAAATACAGTAGATTATTAGACAGTAAAACATTGAACAGTAATGATAATTttccaaataatatatcaatattattatagactgAAGAAGTTGGtttcttgatcaatttcaaattatgatGTACTAACACGCTACTTTGTTGTTTTAAACACtacattgatgaaaataaacaattttgttCACTTACCGACTCATCGTTCTTTCAAGaatccattttcaacagtgaGCGCAGAGAAAAGTTCTAGAGTGATTGTTGAAATTTGGTTCTTGAAACCAGAAGGTattccagtcagtaagtaaactaaatttatttatttattgattcaatgatacgcAAAACACAAGTCATTAAAATGAAAGGGGAAGAACCAACATCCCAAAATTGTTCCTTCCCCGAACTTCGATTAGTCCAAACTAGTTCCCCGAactagtccaaaaagtaggttaaaTGTTTCATTCCTATGTTAGTTTTTATccataattgactgcatgtcagTTTTGAATGTAGCGAAATAGTGAATAAATGATGGATTTATCATTTTTAAGACACACCAAGTATTTTTAATAGTCAATATTTAAGTAAATAtctagaaatttgaattttaataaatattagttTATGAAAGGAGACCTGGGCAGTTAAAAAGGCCCATGAACACAGACTGGAGGTCACTGGCATGAAGATGCTGAGGTGTAGTTGCGGCGTAACTAAAAGGGATGGAAtccaaaataaaatgataagaaacAGAATGAAGGTTACAgaaatatcaaagaaaatacaagaaaaaactGCAGTGGTACGAACATATGGAGAGAAGAGAGGACGATTATGTGGGAAAAAAGATCGACCACTTAGATGTCGAAGGCACTAGGAAGAGGGGAAGAACTAGGAAGAAAAGGGAAAATTGTATCGCTTCAGATCTTGCAGGGAAGCGACTAACACCAAACGAAGCTCACGACCGAGACTCCTGGAAGCGACTGACCCCCACCTGAGTGGGAAAAGgctgagaagaaaaagaagattagTTCATGAAAGGCAATATCTTTTAGTATTTCTTATTATGGAGTTCCACAATACCAATAGGAATGTtacaaataagattattaactATTTTGTTGACAGAACGCATGATGACACGTATCTGCTGTATGCGAGCTTGTACAGCGGAATCCGCACCAACTTTGTTAGTCGGGATCTAATGAGGGGCTACCGATATTTATTGAACAATCCTGAACTCGAGTCGATATTTTGGCGATGGCAGTACCAGCACCAGTATCTAGTTGTGTCTATCAGGCATAATGGCGCTGTCGAATTCCAGGTAACATTTATTTATCATGATAATCTCTCATCCTTCTGTCACCTCTCTCGCTCTCACTCTCtcgggttgtgtggcagagaggaccaggagtcctaactccgccctaataaaggcatataatcaatcaatcaatctctctcactctctctctctctctctctctctctcctctctctctctctctctctctctctctctctgtattgttacatacataaataaataaatctaatctaatctaatctctctctctttagcGTCCCAACAACCCAAGATGCTAGAGTGGTAGAACCCCACCGAAAATCCGGGTTCCTTtattgagtgtgatatttttgttttttattctgtttttaaccatcaaaatttaaaattctcagttttcgttgttttttttttagtgaaaatggactaaattttagaaaagtgaaaccataaccctaacTCGgacttttgaaatgttatctaaatttgggagaaaaatggtacaaggagtatccttagtttttctctcccaatcagtgctactttgtaaaaattaaaaataaataaatatccataATCCTCTATATTCTACATCCTTATACCCCTCACCTAGCCAAAATATCCTCCTACTTGTACCTTTCATATTTTCCACTTCCCTGTAGATTCTGCAGATTTAATTCATTCACTCATTATTTTCATCTTCAGCATGCATTTtcacaatatattatatgttATTATGTACTattattgtgattcaatttttatcatagaagtgttattattttgtttattattaccAGTGTTTGCCGTAGGTCTTGTCTGACCGGGCAATGTAAgttgtattaaataaatatcaaatatctctctcggtcgtgtgttaatgagaCGGATATTTTTTATATCCTTATCAGAGAGTTGacaatttattgttgaaacaCTGACAATTCATGTAGttatatcacaatattatattattgacattcaatctttattctcagtAATTGATTTcccatactttgtaaaattcgtcgAATAATTGGAAATACTGTCATTTGATGTAAATTA from Nilaparvata lugens isolate BPH chromosome 11, ASM1435652v1, whole genome shotgun sequence harbors:
- the LOC111049334 gene encoding mitochondrial ribonuclease P catalytic subunit, with translation MLFQVPVSFLKGKSCRVFVGTGMHVAHYRTSLQTLTVIAKKSDTKEYAFQTFTGRPTLEMNKFLYGFSRSEKNNPFRFCANFYSSNANPNKTLHDIIEEKNNRSFLKRQMVDDTNDYMEHLSTKTNISVEEWSKLREMLLQTTQFNTTEKNVETVLMKLINRYNIFRFARLYFNHLKSLSVAINPATLALYVRYMYSFKEQCTAEDFLDAEEICQKLLESSPMLSPTTAENVICGFSVTKNWEKSLEIFNKMKEFDLSRKSYNAVGEACFRNRKFETGWEIVESFGKNNWQLSDNLTSSVLSDSLDKRDAIMKLLNYYKKYFDRPNLECAQKILTSATQVSKGRIKPAYTRINDRGICQNCRKRLVNNSVNEEEYEKLRSSFLNPVLIGRDIFQKSNPEELSDFQRILKSHTPFDFVLDGLNIAYSATTAKCKDKTILSRNLLSVVNFLLKQRKKLLVIGRKHMMNWPRPFMEEMNKKCYFFLAEDVTHDDTYLLYASLYSGIRTNFVSRDLMRGYRYLLNNPELESIFWRWQYQHQYLVVSIRHNGAVEFQTPVPYRQDCHSLEEDDRIWHVPCLEEVKPNTPGYTKLSNKTWLCLPLDR